TTTCCTCCATATCGTGGGTCAGCAATCTTAAATAATGTTCAAAATTATGCACAATGAAAATCGTTAGAAGATGAGGATCCGGTCTCATTTTTGACCACTTGCAAAAACGTCTTTGTCTCTTTCAGAATCACTCCTGAAAGAGCTGTCAACCCTATAAGATTCGGATAAGCCATTAGGCCATTTGTAATATCGGCCACTTTCCAAACCACCTCAAGATCAAGAATAGCCCCAGGGATAATGATTAATGTAAAGATCAACCTGAAGGGCAGAATAGAGAAAGTTCCAAACAGATACTCCAGGCATTTCTCTCCATAGTACGCCCATCCGAGAAGCGTTGTCAAAGCAAATAGGATCAGTGCAATCGTAACGATATAACCGCCCCAGGGAAAAGCCGATTCAAATGCAGCCATCGTCATGGAAGCTCCATTGAGCGGAACACCATCAGGCCTAAGCGCCCCTTGAACGCCAGCGACCCCCAAAACAAGTCCTGTTACCGTACATAAAACGATCGTTGCAATAAAGCTTCCGGTCATGGAGATCATTGCTTGTCTTCCGGGAAAATCGGTCTTTGCTGCAGCTGCGGCAATAGAAGCTGTGCCCAGGCCTGCCTCGCTTGTCATCAACCCTCTACTCATCCCGACTTGAATGGTCATTAGCAAGGTTGAACCGGCAAAACCGCCAAATGCAGCCTGTCCGGTAAACGCATGTTGAAATACTGAAAGGATCGCATCCGGAATCCGATCATAACTTTTCAAAAGAATGAGACAACCGCCGCCGATGTAAAAAACAGCCATGAACGGAACCATGAAAGCGGCAAATCGGCCAATACTTTTAATCCCTCCGATAAGAATCGATCCTGTGATAAGAGCCAAAATAACACCCGACACCCAGGATGGAATGTGATAAAGATTCATCATGACATCCGCAACGGAATTCGCTTGGATCATATTACCGCCACCAAAAGAGGCGATCGCACCAAAAAGAGCAAACGCACCAGCGAGCCATTTCCACCCCAATCCTCTTTCGATGAAATGCATCGGACCACCGCACATCTCTCCTCTGTCATCCATCACCCGATATTTGACTGCAAGAATCGCTTCTCCATATTTCGTAGCCATTCCAATAAGAGCCATTACCCACATCCAAAACAGGGCTCCAGTCCCTCCCACAGCAAAAGCGGTTGAGACACCAGCGATATTACCAATGCCAAGAGCTCCGGCAAGCGCTGTCATCAACGACTCGAAATTGGAAATGTCGCCTTTCACTTTGCTGTCCTGCTCTTTATCTGAAGAGATGATGAGACGCAATGCATAGGGAAGATAGCGGAATTGAAGCCCTTTCAAAAGGACCGTCAATAAGAGGCCGTTGCCTAAGAGCAAGATGAGCATGGGAATGCCCCAAACCCATTGATAAATGGTATCAAGCCAAGTCATCGATTAACCTGCGGCATTCTCATCCCTAATCTGTTTGACAAAATCTCCAGTCTCCTTAGACAAAATTTTTGACAAAGCGATTAAGGCGATCAGATTAGGGATTGCCATTAAACCGTTTGATATATCCGCAAGAGCCCAGACAAGATCTAATTCAAACGCGGCCCCGGGGATAATGACTAGGGAAAATAGGATTCGGTAGTAAAAAACAGCCGTTTCTCCAAAGAGATACTCAGCGCATTTCTCTCCGTAATAAGCCCAAGCGACAACTGTGGAAAATGCAAAAAGAACCAATCCGATCGAAACAATATACCCCCCACCTCCGATTACAGAGCTGAATGCGTAAATTGCCAAACTGGCTCCTTTGAGAATATTTCCCCCGTCATCCAAAACTCCAAACGCTCCAGTGACAACAATCACAAGCCCTGTGACCGAACAGACGATAAATGTAGAAAGTAAAGTGCCTGTCATCGTGATCATTGCCTGTCTTCCAGGAGAATCCGTCTTTGCAGCAGCAGCTGCTATGGATGAAATACCAAGGCCTGCCTCACTGGAAAAAACCCCTCTGGCAACTCCCATTTGAATCGCCGCAAGAACTGTAGAGCCTGCAAATCCACCCGCTGCCGCCTGTCCGCTAAAGGCACTTTCAAAAATTACTGCGAATGCATAAGGGATTTTGTCATAATTCAATAAAAGGATCAGAAAGCCGCCGCCGAGATAAAACACGCTCATTAAAGGGACTAGGATACCTGCGACCTGGCCTATACTGCGAACACCGCCGATTAAAACCAATCCGGTAACTACGGAGAGGACAATTCCTGTGAGCCATGGACTGATCCCCCATACAGCGTTAACTGCATCTGCGATGGAATTTACCTGAACAAGGTTTCCTGTTCCAATTGCAGCCACCATGCCTAAAACAGCAAACAGCACCGCCATCCATCTCAGTTTCAGCCCTTTTTCCATGTACTCCATCGGGCCGCCGATCATTTCTCCCCGTTTATCAATGTCTCTATATTTCACGGCTAAAAGCGATTCGGAATACTTGATTGCCATCCCAAAAAATGCAGTCACCCACATCCA
This genomic window from Waddlia chondrophila WSU 86-1044 contains:
- a CDS encoding alanine/glycine:cation symporter family protein → MTWLDTIYQWVWGIPMLILLLGNGLLLTVLLKGLQFRYLPYALRLIISSDKEQDSKVKGDISNFESLMTALAGALGIGNIAGVSTAFAVGGTGALFWMWVMALIGMATKYGEAILAVKYRVMDDRGEMCGGPMHFIERGLGWKWLAGAFALFGAIASFGGGNMIQANSVADVMMNLYHIPSWVSGVILALITGSILIGGIKSIGRFAAFMVPFMAVFYIGGGCLILLKSYDRIPDAILSVFQHAFTGQAAFGGFAGSTLLMTIQVGMSRGLMTSEAGLGTASIAAAAAKTDFPGRQAMISMTGSFIATIVLCTVTGLVLGVAGVQGALRPDGVPLNGASMTMAAFESAFPWGGYIVTIALILFALTTLLGWAYYGEKCLEYLFGTFSILPFRLIFTLIIIPGAILDLEVVWKVADITNGLMAYPNLIGLTALSGVILKETKTFLQVVKNETGSSSSNDFHCA
- a CDS encoding alanine/glycine:cation symporter family protein → MSHFAELINFARSWIWGAPLLALILGTGVYLTILLRGVQFRYLWFGLKQLFAKRKKGAVGDISHFEAVMTTLAGAIGTGNIVGVSTALVIGGVGALFWMWVTAFFGMAIKYSESLLAVKYRDIDKRGEMIGGPMEYMEKGLKLRWMAVLFAVLGMVAAIGTGNLVQVNSIADAVNAVWGISPWLTGIVLSVVTGLVLIGGVRSIGQVAGILVPLMSVFYLGGGFLILLLNYDKIPYAFAVIFESAFSGQAAAGGFAGSTVLAAIQMGVARGVFSSEAGLGISSIAAAAAKTDSPGRQAMITMTGTLLSTFIVCSVTGLVIVVTGAFGVLDDGGNILKGASLAIYAFSSVIGGGGYIVSIGLVLFAFSTVVAWAYYGEKCAEYLFGETAVFYYRILFSLVIIPGAAFELDLVWALADISNGLMAIPNLIALIALSKILSKETGDFVKQIRDENAAG